In the Gammaproteobacteria bacterium genome, TAAGCGTGTACTAGAGTGTGCCATCCAACATCAGTTGAAGAAGATCGTTTTTTCCTCTTCCTCCGAAGTTTACGGAGAGCCTTCGTTTAATCCCGTGGATGAGAATGCGCCTACGCAAGGCAAGAGCGTCTATGCGGTAAGTAAGCTTGTGGGGGAGGAACTGTGCAAGGCATATGCACAACGTTATCCTGAGTTTTCCTACACGATCCTACGTTACTTTAACACTTACGGTCTGTATCAGACGGCACAATTCGTAATACCCAAGTTCGTGGCAAACGTGCTCAAGGACAGACCTCCTATCATCTATGGCGATGGTAAACAGAAACGGTCCTATTGTTTTGCAAGTGACGTAGCTTGGGCGACCGTTGAGGCACTTTTACGCAGGGAAACCAATGAACAGGTGTTCAATATCGGGAATGGGGCACGAAGCGTTGACTTGTGGGAGCTAGCGCGGTTAGTCATCTGGCTTGTTGGCAAAGATGGTAAAATGAAGCCTCTGCAGCAGCCGGATTTCGCGTTTACGGACCGTGCCGCGGACCGGGAGGTCGCCATCCGTGTATGTGACACGGGTAAAGCACACGAGATACTAGGGTTCTCGCCTCGGGTATCACTAGAGGAGGGCATTCGGAGGCTGATAAGTTCATGCGCCATATTTGAACGGTGGGAGACAACCGAACTGTCGTATCTGCAGGACGAGTTGGTATGACCGGCTCGTTTGTCCAAGCGAACGAGAAGTGGCAAATCTCATGCAGATGGGTACTTGTGATAGAGAAAAGTGAGCTCGTGAACTCTCGTGCGAATATACTGGTCGTTCGATGTGCCTGGACTAGATAAATAAAGGCCATGGTCTCCTTTCGAAGTATAGCGAAGTACGTGGTTAATCCCCGGCGATTGGCGGACCGCTGGCGGATCCATTGCGATCTCCGCCAAT is a window encoding:
- a CDS encoding NAD-dependent epimerase/dehydratase family protein gives rise to the protein MNIQSVLVTGGAGCIGLEVCTELKRRGLKVRLFDLPEQVLRVKHAVAGDIEIFFGSVLDSSSLRDAMDGCDAVIHLAAMLGVRRTELNKLRCLEINVDGSKRVLECAIQHQLKKIVFSSSSEVYGEPSFNPVDENAPTQGKSVYAVSKLVGEELCKAYAQRYPEFSYTILRYFNTYGLYQTAQFVIPKFVANVLKDRPPIIYGDGKQKRSYCFASDVAWATVEALLRRETNEQVFNIGNGARSVDLWELARLVIWLVGKDGKMKPLQQPDFAFTDRAADREVAIRVCDTGKAHEILGFSPRVSLEEGIRRLISSCAIFERWETTELSYLQDELV